One genomic region from Skermania piniformis encodes:
- a CDS encoding adenosylmethionine--8-amino-7-oxononanoate transaminase produces the protein MTPDEVAAVDAAHIWHPYGGFPPSTAPLIVTAARGTRLQLADGRELVDGMSSWWAAIHGYRHPVLDAALTEQAQRMSHVMFGGLTHEPAARLTRALLEVVPPGLDRVFLCDSGSVSVEVAAKMCLQYWRVQDRPAKHRLLTWRGGYHGDTFTPMSVCDPAGGMHALWTGVLPEQVFVPPPPVGYDESYVTVLADAVSAHADELAAVIVEPVVQGAGGMRWHHPGYLADLRRLCDAHEVLLVFDEIATGFGRTGTMFAAEQAGVVPDVMCIGKALTGGYLTLAAALCTARIAEVISAGHGGLMHGPTFMANPLACAVAVASIELLRSRDWPAEVAALERGLRAGLAPARGRPGVADVRVLGGIGVIELDHPVDVAAATAAAVAGGVWLRPFGRLIYTMPPYVSSTDDVTRIAAAVVAAAAVG, from the coding sequence CTGACCCCGGACGAGGTCGCGGCGGTCGACGCCGCCCATATCTGGCATCCCTACGGCGGTTTCCCGCCGAGCACCGCACCGTTGATCGTCACCGCAGCGCGCGGTACCCGGCTGCAGTTGGCCGACGGCCGCGAGCTGGTGGACGGGATGAGCTCCTGGTGGGCGGCGATCCACGGCTATCGGCACCCGGTGCTGGACGCGGCACTGACCGAGCAGGCGCAGCGGATGAGTCATGTGATGTTCGGCGGATTGACCCACGAGCCGGCCGCGCGGCTGACCCGGGCGTTGCTCGAGGTCGTTCCGCCCGGGCTGGACCGGGTTTTCCTGTGCGACTCCGGATCGGTCTCGGTCGAGGTCGCGGCGAAGATGTGCCTGCAGTACTGGCGGGTGCAGGACCGACCGGCCAAACACCGGCTGCTCACCTGGCGTGGCGGATATCACGGTGACACGTTCACCCCGATGAGCGTGTGCGACCCGGCCGGCGGCATGCACGCGTTGTGGACCGGAGTGCTGCCCGAGCAGGTATTCGTACCGCCGCCGCCGGTCGGCTACGACGAGAGCTATGTCACGGTGTTGGCCGATGCGGTATCCGCGCACGCCGACGAGCTGGCCGCGGTGATCGTCGAGCCGGTGGTGCAGGGGGCCGGCGGCATGCGGTGGCACCACCCCGGTTATCTGGCCGATCTGCGCCGGTTGTGCGACGCACACGAGGTGCTGTTGGTGTTCGACGAGATCGCCACCGGGTTCGGCCGCACCGGAACCATGTTCGCCGCCGAGCAGGCCGGGGTGGTGCCGGACGTGATGTGTATCGGCAAGGCCCTGACCGGTGGCTATCTGACGCTGGCCGCGGCGCTCTGTACGGCGCGGATCGCCGAGGTGATCAGTGCCGGGCACGGTGGCCTGATGCACGGACCGACGTTCATGGCCAATCCGCTCGCGTGCGCGGTGGCGGTGGCCTCGATCGAGCTGCTCCGCAGCCGGGACTGGCCCGCCGAGGTCGCCGCACTCGAACGCGGCCTTCGTGCGGGGCTCGCGCCGGCTCGCGGACGGCCCGGAGTCGCCGACGTCCGGGTGCTCGGCGGGATCGGGGTGATCGAACTCGATCATCCGGTCGATGTCGCGGCGGCGACCGCGGCGGCTGTCGCCGGCGGGGTCTGGTTGCGTCCGTTCGGTCGCCTGATCTACACCATGCCGCCATACGTGAGCAGCACCGACGACGTCACCCGGATCGCGGCCGCGGTGGTGGCGGCGGCGGCCGTCGGGTGA